GATCGTTACAAACGGCTGGCCTGTGCTTATGGCCCTATCCAACAAAGATTTTGTAGGAGAGATGCTGGATCGCCCCGTCGACCAGCGCGTAGCCGGAACTCTAGCAGCTACCGCTGGGCAGCTGCCCACGGAGTCGCAGCGTTTCGTTCTCACCAAGTCGCGGAAACCGTCGACGTAATTCGTATGACTGCAGCCATCCAAGGCCAAGTTCCGCCGCTAGCAACCACTCGGGGGCTTGCGTGAACATTAGCGTAGTAATTCCCGCTCTCAACGGGGAAACAACCGTTGCCAGCGTGGTCGAATTGTCTAGGAGGGGGTAACGAGGTCATCGTCATCAACTCCGATTCCACAGACGCCACCGCTGTCCGCGCCCACGCGGCTGGTGCGCGCGTGATTGTACTCCCGCTTCCTCCGATCCCCTGGCAAGGGTGAAGCTTTGTGGCGCGGCGTCGCTGCAGTGACAGGCGACGTGGTGGTTTTCTTGACGCTGATCTCACGGAAATTACGCCTGCACCCGTGGCGATGCGTCTGGCGGCGGCGGGGGAGTGACCGAGTTGACCGCCCGTCCCCTCCTAGAGGCGTTCTTCTCTGAGCTAGGGTTTGTGCGTCAGCCTCTAGGAAGGGAGTATGCTATTCGTCGCAGCGCAGCTCTCGAGTTGCCGTTTGTTGGCGGTTACGGTGTGGAGGGTGGTTTGCTTATCGACGTCTTCCGCCGCTTCGGTGCAACATCGATCGTGGAGGTTGAGGCTGGGCACCGCGGTCACCGTCATCGCCCGTTGCGTGAGCTTGCTCCTATGGCGCGTGTGGTGGCGTCGACAATTTTGCAACTTGCTGGTGTGGTTTGTGAGTTAAATGAAGTGGGGCATCGCCCCGCGTTGTCGTCGTTGGGTTGTTCTGTAGGAGAGGGGTGAGTTGATGCTGTGGTGGATTGTTCTCCTCCTAGTCATGTTGATGGCCGTGGTGGTGTTAACCTTTGCTTTTGGTTCGGTGTTTGGTCGTGGCGATGGCGTGGAGTTGCCGGAGGTCGATCGGTTGACGGCGCTTAATGAGCAGGCCGTGCGTCGGGGTGTGATCGACGATGTCCGCTTTGATTCGGCGTTGTGGGGATATAACCAGCAGCAGGTAGATTGTGTGATTGCCGCCTTGGAGTCTGAGATTGACCAGCTCAAGGGGCAGACACGGGGTTTCAAATGAGGGTAGACTGAAATCTAGTCTCGTATCTTTGTGATATGTGGCGGCTTCTATTATTTGAATAAGCATGTAAGGAATCGGTGATCTGCATGGCAGCCATGAAACCCCGCACGGGAAACGGTCCAATGGAGGCGGTTTTTGAGAGTCGTAAGATTGTGATGCGTATTCCTACCGATGGTGGTGGCCGCTTGGTCATCGAGATGAATAAAGAAGAGGCAGCAGAGCTGGGTGCTTTGCTGACAGAAGTTTCGCAGTAGTTTTGCACAATAAGGAGTAGCCCTAGGTGCTGTCGCATGTTGTAGATGTTCTTGCGGATCCGATTGATGGCTCTGCGTTGACACTTGTCGACGATAACCGCCGTCTGGTATCTGAGACCGGCCATAGTTTTGATATTGCACGCCAAGGGTATGTCACCCTCGCTGGTGGCGCGGGTATTCGTTATGTTGGTGACGATTCTTCGATGATCCACGCCCGTGAGACATTCCTATCGGGTGGTCATTTCGCACCTTTCGTCGAGGCCGTGAGTAATTCCGTTCACCTCGCCTTGGATGAGGCTCATGTACCTGAGGATGCCTCTCCTGTGATTTGTGAGGTCGGCGCGGGAACTGGCTACTATTTGGCGCATGCGCTCGATGACATCGAGAATTCTCGCGGCATCGGCA
The sequence above is drawn from the Corynebacterium rouxii genome and encodes:
- a CDS encoding DUF3117 domain-containing protein, whose translation is MAAMKPRTGNGPMEAVFESRKIVMRIPTDGGGRLVIEMNKEEAAELGALLTEVSQ